Proteins encoded within one genomic window of Rhabdothermincola sediminis:
- a CDS encoding tyrosine-type recombinase/integrase: protein MTLPRAVAVVLAEHLGTYVGDDPDDFVFTGERGAWLARRNFLRTWKAAFKMTDVDYFTFHRTRHVSGVLVASLGAPTKVAQRRMGHASSRAALHYQHFVETADVEVAESIDGALAGKLAS from the coding sequence ATCACGCTGCCTCGCGCCGTCGCCGTCGTGCTCGCCGAGCACCTCGGGACCTACGTCGGCGACGATCCCGACGATTTCGTGTTCACGGGAGAGCGCGGTGCCTGGCTGGCCCGCCGCAACTTCCTCCGCACCTGGAAGGCCGCGTTCAAGATGACCGACGTGGACTACTTCACCTTCCACCGCACCAGGCATGTCAGTGGAGTGCTCGTGGCCAGCCTCGGAGCACCGACCAAGGTCGCCCAGCGGCGGATGGGTCACGCGTCGTCGCGGGCTGCGTTGCACTACCAGCACTTCGTGGAGACGGCCGATGTCGAAGTCGCCGAGAGCATCGACGGCGCACTAGCCGGAAAGTTGGCCTCGTAG